The Triticum dicoccoides isolate Atlit2015 ecotype Zavitan chromosome 6A, WEW_v2.0, whole genome shotgun sequence genome has a window encoding:
- the LOC119316901 gene encoding armadillo repeat-containing protein LFR-like isoform X1, whose amino-acid sequence MQKQTGKSGGGGGSAAAKRGRPFGSTTGSGAAAAAAAAAVGDPAAPAALVGPSLHVLTALSDHNNKRIVLALQSGLKSEILWALNALTVLSFKEKDDLRRDTTPLAKVPGLLDALLQVIDDWRDIAIPRDHTKPPRVRTLGVNTTISGFGLENVGKVYSDSTTPPNDQSKIEGSTITKKRSAGFLFDEDGLFNIDDEGRTERQQCAVAASNIIRNFSFMPENETIMVQHRHCLETIFQCLEDQNAEDDELITNMLEALVNLAPVLDLRIFSSSKPSYIKMTEKSAVHAIMGMLSSSIKAWHCAAAELIGRLIINPDNESFLVPVISQIYRRLVDLLSVPAFDAQAAAVSALYNVSEVNMDCRLKLASERWAVDRLLKIVKAPHPVSEVCRKAAVILESLVSEPQNRMHLLVHENNFAEILTSEGKYSDTFARILYELTARPSNKVTSGQAIWGNIN is encoded by the exons ATGCAGAAGCAGACGGGCAAGTCCGGTGGAGGCGGCGGTTCCGCCGCGGCCAAGCGCGGCCGCCCGTTCGGAAGCACCACCGGCAGCGGGGCTGCAGCCGCGGCCGCCGCGGCTGCCGTCGGCGACCCGgcggcgccggccgccctcgtcggACCTTCCCTCCATGTCCTCACGGCTCTCTCCG ATCACAACAATAAAAGAATTGTCCTTGCATTGCAAAGTGGGTTGAAGAGTGAGATATTATGGGCATTGAACGCCCTCACAGTACTCTCTTTTAAGGAGAAGGATGACCTCCGACGGGATACAACACCTCTTGCTAAAGTTCCTGGGCTATTGGATGCCCTCCTTCAAGTT ATTGATGACTGGCGAGATATTGCAATTCCTAGGGACCATACAAAACCACCAAGAGTAAGAACTTTGGGTGTCAATACAACAATCTCAGGATTTGGTCTTGAAAATGTTGGGAAAGTATACTCGGACAGCACCAC TCCTCCAAATGATCAATCAAAGATAGAGGGCTCCACTATCACAAAGAAGAGATCTGCAGGATTTTTGTTTGATGAAGATGGTCTTTTTAATATTGATGATGAAGGACGGACAGAGAGGCAACAGTGTGCTGTTGCGGCTTCCAATATAATCCGCAATTTTTCTTTCATGCCAGAAAATGAGACTATCATGGTCCAGCATAGACATTGCTTGGAGACTATATTTCAGTGCTTAGAAGACCAAAATGCAG AAGACGATGAGCTCATAACAAACATGCTGGAGGCCCTTGTTAATTTAGCCCCTGTTCTGGATCTGAGAATCTTCAGCTCGTCAAAGCCATCATATATTAAAATGAC TGAGAAAAGCGCAGTTCATGCCATAATGGGCATGCTTTCCTCTTCAATAAAAGCATGGCATTGTGCTGCTGCTGAATTGATTGGGCGGCTGATAATCAATCCAGACAATGAATCGTTCCTTGTTCCTGTGATTTCACAG ATATACAGGAGATTGGTTGATCTGTTGAGCGTGCCAGCATTTGATGCACAGGCTGCTGCTGTTAGCGCCCTCTACAACGTATCAGAAGTGAACATGGATTGTAGGCTGAAGCTGGCTAGTGAGCGATG GGCTGTGGATAGGCTTCTAAAGATCGTGAAGGCACCACACCCTGTGTCGGAGGTCTGTAGGAAAGCAGCGGTGATACTGGAGAGCCTCGTCTCGGAGCCTCAAAACAGGATGCACCTCCTGGTTCACGAGAATAACTTTGCGGAGATCCTGACGTCGGAAGGGAAATACTCGGACACGTTCGCTCGGATTCTGTACGAGCTGACTGCGAGGCCGAGCAACAAGGTGACGTCGGGGCAAGCTATCTGGGGAAACATAAACTGA
- the LOC119316901 gene encoding armadillo repeat-containing protein LFR-like isoform X2, with protein MQKQTGKSGGGGGSAAAKRGRPFGSTTGSGAAAAAAAAAVGDPAAPAALVGPSLHVLTALSDHNNKRIVLALQSGLKSEILWALNALTVLSFKEKDDLRRDTTPLAKVPGLLDALLQVIDDWRDIAIPRDHTKPPRVRTLGVNTTISGFGLENVGKVYSDSTTPPNDQSKIEGSTITKKRSAGFLFDEDGLFNIDDEGRTERQQCAVAASNIIRNFSFMPENETIMVQHRHCLETIFQCLEDQNADDELITNMLEALVNLAPVLDLRIFSSSKPSYIKMTEKSAVHAIMGMLSSSIKAWHCAAAELIGRLIINPDNESFLVPVISQIYRRLVDLLSVPAFDAQAAAVSALYNVSEVNMDCRLKLASERWAVDRLLKIVKAPHPVSEVCRKAAVILESLVSEPQNRMHLLVHENNFAEILTSEGKYSDTFARILYELTARPSNKVTSGQAIWGNIN; from the exons ATGCAGAAGCAGACGGGCAAGTCCGGTGGAGGCGGCGGTTCCGCCGCGGCCAAGCGCGGCCGCCCGTTCGGAAGCACCACCGGCAGCGGGGCTGCAGCCGCGGCCGCCGCGGCTGCCGTCGGCGACCCGgcggcgccggccgccctcgtcggACCTTCCCTCCATGTCCTCACGGCTCTCTCCG ATCACAACAATAAAAGAATTGTCCTTGCATTGCAAAGTGGGTTGAAGAGTGAGATATTATGGGCATTGAACGCCCTCACAGTACTCTCTTTTAAGGAGAAGGATGACCTCCGACGGGATACAACACCTCTTGCTAAAGTTCCTGGGCTATTGGATGCCCTCCTTCAAGTT ATTGATGACTGGCGAGATATTGCAATTCCTAGGGACCATACAAAACCACCAAGAGTAAGAACTTTGGGTGTCAATACAACAATCTCAGGATTTGGTCTTGAAAATGTTGGGAAAGTATACTCGGACAGCACCAC TCCTCCAAATGATCAATCAAAGATAGAGGGCTCCACTATCACAAAGAAGAGATCTGCAGGATTTTTGTTTGATGAAGATGGTCTTTTTAATATTGATGATGAAGGACGGACAGAGAGGCAACAGTGTGCTGTTGCGGCTTCCAATATAATCCGCAATTTTTCTTTCATGCCAGAAAATGAGACTATCATGGTCCAGCATAGACATTGCTTGGAGACTATATTTCAGTGCTTAGAAGACCAAAATGCAG ACGATGAGCTCATAACAAACATGCTGGAGGCCCTTGTTAATTTAGCCCCTGTTCTGGATCTGAGAATCTTCAGCTCGTCAAAGCCATCATATATTAAAATGAC TGAGAAAAGCGCAGTTCATGCCATAATGGGCATGCTTTCCTCTTCAATAAAAGCATGGCATTGTGCTGCTGCTGAATTGATTGGGCGGCTGATAATCAATCCAGACAATGAATCGTTCCTTGTTCCTGTGATTTCACAG ATATACAGGAGATTGGTTGATCTGTTGAGCGTGCCAGCATTTGATGCACAGGCTGCTGCTGTTAGCGCCCTCTACAACGTATCAGAAGTGAACATGGATTGTAGGCTGAAGCTGGCTAGTGAGCGATG GGCTGTGGATAGGCTTCTAAAGATCGTGAAGGCACCACACCCTGTGTCGGAGGTCTGTAGGAAAGCAGCGGTGATACTGGAGAGCCTCGTCTCGGAGCCTCAAAACAGGATGCACCTCCTGGTTCACGAGAATAACTTTGCGGAGATCCTGACGTCGGAAGGGAAATACTCGGACACGTTCGCTCGGATTCTGTACGAGCTGACTGCGAGGCCGAGCAACAAGGTGACGTCGGGGCAAGCTATCTGGGGAAACATAAACTGA